From Homo sapiens chromosome 6, GRCh38.p14 Primary Assembly, the proteins below share one genomic window:
- the AKAP12 gene encoding A-kinase anchor protein 12 isoform X2, translating into MATKSAVVHDITDDGQEETPEIIEQIPSSESNLEELTQPTESQANDIGFKKVFKFVGFKFTVKKDKTEKPDTVQLLTVKKDEGEGAAGAGDHKDPSLGAGEAASKESEPKQSTEKPEETLKREQSHAEISPPAESGQAVEECKEEGEEKQEKEPSKSAESPTSPVTSETGSTFKKFFTQGWAGWRKKTSFRKPKEDEVEASEKKKEQEPEKVDTEEDGKAEVASEKLTASEQAHPQEPAESAHEPRLSAEYEKVELPSEEQVSGSQGPSEEKPAPLATEVFDEKIEVHQEEVVAEVHVSTVEERTEEQKTEVEETAGSVPAEELVEMDAEPQEAEPAKELVKLKETCVSGEDPTQGADLSPDEKVLSKPPEGVVSEVEMLSSQERMKVQGSPLKKLFTSTGLKKLSGKKQKGKRGGGDEESGEHTQVPADSPDSQEEQKGESSASSPEEPEEITCLEKGLAEVQQDGEAEEGATSDGEKKREGVTPWASFKKMVTPKKRVRRPSESDKEDELDKVKSATLSSTESTASEMQEEMKGSVEEPKPEEPKRKVDTSVSWEALICVGSSKKRARRGSSSDEEGGPKAMGGDHQKADEAGKDKETGTDGILAGSQEHDPGQGSSSPEQAGSPTEGEGVSTWESFKRLVTPRKKSKSKLEEKSEDSIAGSGVEHSTPDTEPGKEESWVSIKKFIPGRRKKRPDGKQEQAPVEDAGPTGANEDDSDVPAVVPLSEYDAVEREKMEAQQAQKSAEQPEQKAATEVSKELSESQVHMMAAAVADGTRAATIIEERSPSWISASVTEPLEQVEAEAALLTEEVLEREVIAEEEPPTVTEPLPENREARGDTVVSEAELTPEAVTAAETAGPLGAEEGTEASAAEETTEMVSAVSQLTDSPDTTEEATPVQEVEGGVPDIEEQERRTQEVLQAVAEKVKEESQLPGTGGPEDVLQPVQRAEAERPEEQAEASGLKKETDVVLKVDAQEAKTEPFTQGKVVGQTTPESFEKAPQVTESIESSELVTTCQAETLAGVKSQEMVMEQAIPPDSVETPTDSETDGSTPVADFDAPGTTQKDEIVEIHEENEVASGTQSGGTEAEAVPAQKERPPAPSSFVFQEETKEQSKMEDTLEHTDKEVSVETVSILSKTEGTQEADQYADEKTKDVPFFEGLEGSIDTGITVSREKVTEVALKGEGTEEAECKKDDALELQSHAKSPPSPVEREMVVQVEREKTEAEPTHVNEEKLEHETAVTVSEEVSKQLLQTVNVPIIDGAKEVSSLEGSPPPCLGQEEAVCTKIQVQSSEASFTLTAAAEEEKVLGETANILETGETLEPAGAHLVLEEKSSEKNEDFAAHPGEDAVPTGPDCQAKSTPVIVSATTKKGLSSDLEGEKTTSLKWKSDEVDEQVACQEVKVSVAIEDLEPENGILELETKSSKLVQNIIQTAVDQFVRTEETATEMLTSELQTQAHVIKADSQDAGQETEKEGEEPQASAQDETPITSAKEESESTAVGQAHSDISKDMSEASEKTMTVEVEGSTVNDQQLEEVVLPSEEEGGGAGTKSVPEDDGHALLAERIEKSLVEPKEDEKGDDVDDPENQNSALADTDASGGLTKESPDTNGPKQKEKEDAQEVELQEGKVHSESDKAITPQAQEELQKQERESAKSELTES; encoded by the coding sequence ATGGCTACTAAGTCAGCGGTTGTTCACGACATCACAGATGATGGGCAGGAGGAGACACCCGAAATAATCGAACAGATTCCTTCTTCAGAAAGCAATTTAGAAGAGCTAACACAACCCACTGAGTCCCAGGCTAATGATATTGGATTTAAGAAGGTGTTTAAGTTTGTTGGCTTTAAATTCACTGTGAAAAAGGATAAGACAGAGAAGCCTGACACTGTCCAGCTACTCACTGTGAAGAAAGATGAAGGGGAGGGAGCAGCAGGGGCTGGCGACCACAAGGACCCCAGCCTTGGGGCTGGAGAAGCAGCATCCAAAGAAAGCGAACCCAAACAATCTACAGAGAAACCCGAAGAGACCCTGAAGCGTGAGCAAAGCCACGCAGAAATTTCTCCCCCAGCCGAATCTGGCCAAGCAGTGGAGGAAtgcaaagaggaaggagaagagaaacaagaaaaagaaccTAGCAAGTCTGCAGAATCTCCGACTAGTCCCGTGACCAGTGAAACAGGATCAACCTTCAAAAAATTCTTCACTCAAGGTTGGGCCGGCTGGCGCAAAAAGACCAGTTTCAGGAAGCCGAAGGAGGATGAAGTGGAAgcttcagagaagaaaaaggaacaagagCCAGAAAAAGTAGACACAGAAGAAGAcggaaaggcagaggttgcctcCGAGAAACTGACCGCCTCCGAGCAAGCCCACCCACAGGAGCCGGCAGAAAGTGCCCACGAGCCCCGGTTATCAGCTGAATATGAGAAAGTTGAGCTGCCCTCAGAGGAGCAAGTCAGTGGCTCGCAGGGACCTTCTGAAGAGAAACCTGCTCCGTTGGCGACAGAAGTGTTTGATGAGAAAATAGAAGTCCACCAAGAAGAGGTTGTGGCCGAAGTCCACGTCAGCACCGTGGAGGAGAGAACCGAAGAGCAGAAAACGGAGGTGGAAGAAACAGCAGGGTCTGTGCCAGCTGAAGAATTGGTTGAAATGGATGCAGAACCTCAGGAAGCTGAACCTGCCAAGGAGCTGGTGAAGCTCAAAGAAACGTGTGTTTCCGGAGAGGACCCTACACAGGGAGCTGACCTCAGTCCTGATGAGAAGGTGCTGTCCAAACCCCCCGAAGGCGTTGTGAGTGAGGTGGAAATGCTGTCATCACAGGAGAGAATGAAGGTGCAGGGAAGTCCACTAAAGAAGCTTTTTACCAGCACTGGCTTAAAAAAGCTttctggaaagaaacagaaagggaaaagaggaggaggagacgAGGAATCAGGGGAGCACACTCAGGTTCCAGCCGATTCTCCGGACAGCCAGGAGGAGCAAAAGGGCGAGAGCTCTGCCTCATCCCCTGAGGAGCCCGAGGAGATCACGTGTCTGGAAAAGGGCTTAGCCGAGGTGCAGCAGGATGGGGAAGCTGAAGAAGGAGCTACTTCcgatggagagaaaaaaagagaaggtgtCACTCCCTGGGCATCATTCAAAAAGATGGTGACGCCCAAGAAGCGTGTTAGACGGCCTTCGGAAAGTGATAAAGAAGATGAGCTGGACAAGGTCAAGAGCGCTACCTTGTCTTCCACCGAGAGCACAGCCTCTGAAatgcaagaagaaatgaaagggaGCGTGGAAGAGCCAAAGCCGGAAGAACCAAAGCGCAAGGTGGATACCTCAGTATCTTGGGAAGCTTTAATTTGTGTGGGATCATCCAAGAAAAGAGCAAGGAGAGGGTCCTCTTCTGATGAGGAAGGGGGACCAAAAGCAATGGGAGGAGACCACCAGAAAGCTGATGAGGCCGGAAAAGACAAAGAGACGGGGACAGACGGGATCCTTGCTGGTTCCCAAGAACATGATCCAGGGCAGGGAAGTTCCTCCCCGGAGCAAGCTGGAAGCCCTACCGAAGGGGAGGGCGTTTCCACCTGGGAGTCATTTAAAAGGTTAGTCAcgccaagaaaaaaatcaaagtccaAGCTGGAAGAGAAAAGCGAAGACTCCATAGCTGGGTCTGGTGTAGAACATTCCACTCCAGACACTGAACCCGGTAAAGAAGAATCCTGGGTCTCAATCAAGAAGTTTATTCCTGGACGAAGGAAGAAAAGGCCAGATGGGAAACAAGAACAAGCCCCTGTTGAAGACGCAGGGCCAACAGGGGCCAACGAAGATGACTCTGATGTCCCGGCCGTGGTCCCTCTGTCTGAGTATGATGCTgtagaaagggagaaaatggagGCACAGCAAGCCCAAAAAAGCGCAGAGCAGCCCGAGCAGAAGGCAGCCACTGAGGTGTCCAAGGAGCTCAGCGAGAGTCAGGTTCATATGATGGCAGCAGCTGTCGCTGACGGGACGAGGGCAGCTACCATTATTGAAGAAAGGTCTCCTTCTTGGATATCTGCTTCAGTGACAGAACCTCTTGAACAAGTAGAAGCTGAAGCCGCACTGTTAACTGAGGAGGTATTGGAAAGAGAAGTAATTGCAGAAGAAGAACCCCCCACGGTTACTGAACCTCTGCCAGAGAACAGAGAGGCCCGGGGCGACACGGTCGTTAGTGAGGCGGAATTGACCCCCGAAGCTGTGACAGCTGCAGAAACTGCAGGGCCATTGGGTGCCGAAGAAGGAACCGAAGCATCTGCTGCTGAAGAGACCACAGAAATGGTGTCAGCAGTCTCCCAGTTAACCGACTCCCCAGACACCACAGAGGAGGCCACTCCGGTGCAGGAGGTGGAAGGTGGCGTACCTGACATAGAAGAGCAAGAGAGGCGGACTCAAGAGGTCCTCCAGGCAGTGGCAGAAAAAGTGAAAGAGGAATCCCAGCTGCCTGGCACCGGTGGGCCAGAAGATGTGCTTCAGCCTGTGCAGAGAGCAGAGGCAGAAAGACCAGAAGAGCAGGCTGAAGCGTCGGGTCTGAAGAAAGAGACGGATGTAGTGTTGAAAGTAGATGCTCAGGAGGCAAAAACTGAGCCTTTTACACAAGGGAAGGTGGTGGGGCAGACCACCCCAGAAAGCTTTGAAAAAGCTCCTCAAGTCACAGAGAGCATAGAGTCCAGTGAGCTTGTAACCACTTGTCAAGCCGAAACCTTAGCTGGGGTAAAATCACAGGAGATGGTGATGGAACAGGCTATCCCCCCTGACTCGGTGGAAACCCCTACAGACAGTGAGACTGATGGAAGCACCCCCGTAGCCGACTTTGACGCACCAGGCACAACCCAGAAAGACGAGATTGTGGAAATCCATGAGGAGAATGAGGTCGCATCTGGTACCCAGTCAGGGGGCACAGAAGCAGAGGCAGTTCCTGCACAGAAAGAGAGGCCTCCAGCACCTTCCAGTTTTGTGTTCCAGGAAGAAACTAAAGAACAATCAAAGATGGAAGACACTCTAGAGCATACAGATAAAGAGGTGTCAGTGGAAACTGTATCCATTCTGTCAAAGACTGAGGGGACTCAAGAGGCTGACCAGTATGCTGATGAGAAAACCAAAGACGTACCATTTTTCGAAGGACTTGAGGGGTCTATAGACACAGGCATAACAGTCAGTCGGGAAAAGGTCACTGAAGTTGCCCTTAAAGGTGAAGGGACAGAAGAAGCTGAATGTAAAAAGGATGATGCTCTTGAACTGCAGAGTCACGCTAAGTCTCCTCCATCCCCCGTGGAGAGAGAGATGGTAGTTCAAGTCGAaagggagaaaacagaagcagagccAACCCATGTGAATGAAGAGAAGCTTGAGCACGAAACAGCTGTTACCGTATCTGAAGAGGTCAGTAAGCAGCTCCTCCAGACAGTGAATGTGCCCATCATAGATGGGGCAAAGGAAGTCAGCAGTTTGGAAGGAAGCCCTCCTCCCTGCCTAGGTCAAGAGGAGGCAGTATGCACCAAAATTCAAGTTCAGAGCTCTGAGGCATCATTCACTCTAACAGCGGCTGCAGAGGAGGAAAAGGTCTTAGGAGAAACTGCCAACATTTTAGAAACAGGTGAAACGTtggagcctgcaggtgcacattTAGTTCTGGAAGAGAAATCctctgaaaaaaatgaagactttGCCGCTCATCCAGGGGAAGATGCTGTGCCCACAGGGCCCGACTGTCAGGCAAAATCGACACCAGTGATAGTATCTGCTACTACCAAGAAAGGCTTAAGTTCCGACCTGGAAGGAGAGAAAACCACATCACTGAAGTGGAAGTCAGATGAAGTCGATGAGCAGGTTGCTTGCCAGGAGGTCAAAGTGAGTGTAGCAATTGAGGATTTAGAGCCTGAAAATGGGATTTTGGAACTTGAGACCAAAAGCAGTAAACTTGTCCAAAACATCATCCAGACAGCCGTTGACCAGTTTGTACGTACAGAAGAAACAGCCACCGAAATGTTGACGTCTGAGTTACAGACACAAGCTCACGTGATAAAAGCTGACAGCCAGGACGCTGGACAGGAAAcggagaaagaaggagaggaacCTCAGGCCTCTGCACAGGATGAAACACCAATTACTTCAGCCAAAGAGGAGTCAGAGTCAACCGCAGTGGGACAAGCACATTCTGATATTTCCAAAGACATGAGTGAAGCCTCAGAAAAGACCATGACTGTTGAGGTAGAAGGTTCCACTGTAAATGATCAGCAGCTGGAAGAGGTCGTCCTCCCATCTGAGGAAGAGGGAGGTGGAGCTGGAACAAAGTCTGTGCCAGAAGATGATGGTCATGCCTTGTTAGCAGAAAGAATAGAGAAGTCACTAGTTGAACcgaaagaagatgaaaaaggtGATGATGTTGATGACCCTGAAAACCAGAACTCAGCCCTGGCTGATACTGATGCCTCAGGAGGCTTAACCAAAGAGTCCCCAGATACAAATGgaccaaaacaaaaagagaaggagGATGCCCAGGAAGTAGAATTGCAGGAAGGAAAAGTGCACAGTGAATCAGATAAAGCGATCACACCCCAAGCACAGGAGGAGTTACAGAAACAAGAGAGAGAATCTGCAAAGTCAGAACTTACAGAATCTTAA
- the AKAP12 gene encoding A-kinase anchor protein 12 isoform 1 (isoform 1 is encoded by transcript variant 1), producing the protein MGAGSSTEQRSPEQPPEGSSTPAEPEPSGGGPSAEAAPDTTADPAIAASDPATKLLQKNGQLSTINGVAEQDELSLQEGDLNGQKGALNGQGALNSQEEEEVIVTEVGQRDSEDVSKRDSDKEMATKSAVVHDITDDGQEETPEIIEQIPSSESNLEELTQPTESQANDIGFKKVFKFVGFKFTVKKDKTEKPDTVQLLTVKKDEGEGAAGAGDHKDPSLGAGEAASKESEPKQSTEKPEETLKREQSHAEISPPAESGQAVEECKEEGEEKQEKEPSKSAESPTSPVTSETGSTFKKFFTQGWAGWRKKTSFRKPKEDEVEASEKKKEQEPEKVDTEEDGKAEVASEKLTASEQAHPQEPAESAHEPRLSAEYEKVELPSEEQVSGSQGPSEEKPAPLATEVFDEKIEVHQEEVVAEVHVSTVEERTEEQKTEVEETAGSVPAEELVEMDAEPQEAEPAKELVKLKETCVSGEDPTQGADLSPDEKVLSKPPEGVVSEVEMLSSQERMKVQGSPLKKLFTSTGLKKLSGKKQKGKRGGGDEESGEHTQVPADSPDSQEEQKGESSASSPEEPEEITCLEKGLAEVQQDGEAEEGATSDGEKKREGVTPWASFKKMVTPKKRVRRPSESDKEDELDKVKSATLSSTESTASEMQEEMKGSVEEPKPEEPKRKVDTSVSWEALICVGSSKKRARRGSSSDEEGGPKAMGGDHQKADEAGKDKETGTDGILAGSQEHDPGQGSSSPEQAGSPTEGEGVSTWESFKRLVTPRKKSKSKLEEKSEDSIAGSGVEHSTPDTEPGKEESWVSIKKFIPGRRKKRPDGKQEQAPVEDAGPTGANEDDSDVPAVVPLSEYDAVEREKMEAQQAQKSAEQPEQKAATEVSKELSESQVHMMAAAVADGTRAATIIEERSPSWISASVTEPLEQVEAEAALLTEEVLEREVIAEEEPPTVTEPLPENREARGDTVVSEAELTPEAVTAAETAGPLGAEEGTEASAAEETTEMVSAVSQLTDSPDTTEEATPVQEVEGGVPDIEEQERRTQEVLQAVAEKVKEESQLPGTGGPEDVLQPVQRAEAERPEEQAEASGLKKETDVVLKVDAQEAKTEPFTQGKVVGQTTPESFEKAPQVTESIESSELVTTCQAETLAGVKSQEMVMEQAIPPDSVETPTDSETDGSTPVADFDAPGTTQKDEIVEIHEENEVASGTQSGGTEAEAVPAQKERPPAPSSFVFQEETKEQSKMEDTLEHTDKEVSVETVSILSKTEGTQEADQYADEKTKDVPFFEGLEGSIDTGITVSREKVTEVALKGEGTEEAECKKDDALELQSHAKSPPSPVEREMVVQVEREKTEAEPTHVNEEKLEHETAVTVSEEVSKQLLQTVNVPIIDGAKEVSSLEGSPPPCLGQEEAVCTKIQVQSSEASFTLTAAAEEEKVLGETANILETGETLEPAGAHLVLEEKSSEKNEDFAAHPGEDAVPTGPDCQAKSTPVIVSATTKKGLSSDLEGEKTTSLKWKSDEVDEQVACQEVKVSVAIEDLEPENGILELETKSSKLVQNIIQTAVDQFVRTEETATEMLTSELQTQAHVIKADSQDAGQETEKEGEEPQASAQDETPITSAKEESESTAVGQAHSDISKDMSEASEKTMTVEVEGSTVNDQQLEEVVLPSEEEGGGAGTKSVPEDDGHALLAERIEKSLVEPKEDEKGDDVDDPENQNSALADTDASGGLTKESPDTNGPKQKEKEDAQEVELQEGKVHSESDKAITPQAQEELQKQERESAKSELTES; encoded by the coding sequence TTGGACAGAGAGACTCTGAAGATGTGAGCAAAAGAGACTCCGATAAAGAGATGGCTACTAAGTCAGCGGTTGTTCACGACATCACAGATGATGGGCAGGAGGAGACACCCGAAATAATCGAACAGATTCCTTCTTCAGAAAGCAATTTAGAAGAGCTAACACAACCCACTGAGTCCCAGGCTAATGATATTGGATTTAAGAAGGTGTTTAAGTTTGTTGGCTTTAAATTCACTGTGAAAAAGGATAAGACAGAGAAGCCTGACACTGTCCAGCTACTCACTGTGAAGAAAGATGAAGGGGAGGGAGCAGCAGGGGCTGGCGACCACAAGGACCCCAGCCTTGGGGCTGGAGAAGCAGCATCCAAAGAAAGCGAACCCAAACAATCTACAGAGAAACCCGAAGAGACCCTGAAGCGTGAGCAAAGCCACGCAGAAATTTCTCCCCCAGCCGAATCTGGCCAAGCAGTGGAGGAAtgcaaagaggaaggagaagagaaacaagaaaaagaaccTAGCAAGTCTGCAGAATCTCCGACTAGTCCCGTGACCAGTGAAACAGGATCAACCTTCAAAAAATTCTTCACTCAAGGTTGGGCCGGCTGGCGCAAAAAGACCAGTTTCAGGAAGCCGAAGGAGGATGAAGTGGAAgcttcagagaagaaaaaggaacaagagCCAGAAAAAGTAGACACAGAAGAAGAcggaaaggcagaggttgcctcCGAGAAACTGACCGCCTCCGAGCAAGCCCACCCACAGGAGCCGGCAGAAAGTGCCCACGAGCCCCGGTTATCAGCTGAATATGAGAAAGTTGAGCTGCCCTCAGAGGAGCAAGTCAGTGGCTCGCAGGGACCTTCTGAAGAGAAACCTGCTCCGTTGGCGACAGAAGTGTTTGATGAGAAAATAGAAGTCCACCAAGAAGAGGTTGTGGCCGAAGTCCACGTCAGCACCGTGGAGGAGAGAACCGAAGAGCAGAAAACGGAGGTGGAAGAAACAGCAGGGTCTGTGCCAGCTGAAGAATTGGTTGAAATGGATGCAGAACCTCAGGAAGCTGAACCTGCCAAGGAGCTGGTGAAGCTCAAAGAAACGTGTGTTTCCGGAGAGGACCCTACACAGGGAGCTGACCTCAGTCCTGATGAGAAGGTGCTGTCCAAACCCCCCGAAGGCGTTGTGAGTGAGGTGGAAATGCTGTCATCACAGGAGAGAATGAAGGTGCAGGGAAGTCCACTAAAGAAGCTTTTTACCAGCACTGGCTTAAAAAAGCTttctggaaagaaacagaaagggaaaagaggaggaggagacgAGGAATCAGGGGAGCACACTCAGGTTCCAGCCGATTCTCCGGACAGCCAGGAGGAGCAAAAGGGCGAGAGCTCTGCCTCATCCCCTGAGGAGCCCGAGGAGATCACGTGTCTGGAAAAGGGCTTAGCCGAGGTGCAGCAGGATGGGGAAGCTGAAGAAGGAGCTACTTCcgatggagagaaaaaaagagaaggtgtCACTCCCTGGGCATCATTCAAAAAGATGGTGACGCCCAAGAAGCGTGTTAGACGGCCTTCGGAAAGTGATAAAGAAGATGAGCTGGACAAGGTCAAGAGCGCTACCTTGTCTTCCACCGAGAGCACAGCCTCTGAAatgcaagaagaaatgaaagggaGCGTGGAAGAGCCAAAGCCGGAAGAACCAAAGCGCAAGGTGGATACCTCAGTATCTTGGGAAGCTTTAATTTGTGTGGGATCATCCAAGAAAAGAGCAAGGAGAGGGTCCTCTTCTGATGAGGAAGGGGGACCAAAAGCAATGGGAGGAGACCACCAGAAAGCTGATGAGGCCGGAAAAGACAAAGAGACGGGGACAGACGGGATCCTTGCTGGTTCCCAAGAACATGATCCAGGGCAGGGAAGTTCCTCCCCGGAGCAAGCTGGAAGCCCTACCGAAGGGGAGGGCGTTTCCACCTGGGAGTCATTTAAAAGGTTAGTCAcgccaagaaaaaaatcaaagtccaAGCTGGAAGAGAAAAGCGAAGACTCCATAGCTGGGTCTGGTGTAGAACATTCCACTCCAGACACTGAACCCGGTAAAGAAGAATCCTGGGTCTCAATCAAGAAGTTTATTCCTGGACGAAGGAAGAAAAGGCCAGATGGGAAACAAGAACAAGCCCCTGTTGAAGACGCAGGGCCAACAGGGGCCAACGAAGATGACTCTGATGTCCCGGCCGTGGTCCCTCTGTCTGAGTATGATGCTgtagaaagggagaaaatggagGCACAGCAAGCCCAAAAAAGCGCAGAGCAGCCCGAGCAGAAGGCAGCCACTGAGGTGTCCAAGGAGCTCAGCGAGAGTCAGGTTCATATGATGGCAGCAGCTGTCGCTGACGGGACGAGGGCAGCTACCATTATTGAAGAAAGGTCTCCTTCTTGGATATCTGCTTCAGTGACAGAACCTCTTGAACAAGTAGAAGCTGAAGCCGCACTGTTAACTGAGGAGGTATTGGAAAGAGAAGTAATTGCAGAAGAAGAACCCCCCACGGTTACTGAACCTCTGCCAGAGAACAGAGAGGCCCGGGGCGACACGGTCGTTAGTGAGGCGGAATTGACCCCCGAAGCTGTGACAGCTGCAGAAACTGCAGGGCCATTGGGTGCCGAAGAAGGAACCGAAGCATCTGCTGCTGAAGAGACCACAGAAATGGTGTCAGCAGTCTCCCAGTTAACCGACTCCCCAGACACCACAGAGGAGGCCACTCCGGTGCAGGAGGTGGAAGGTGGCGTACCTGACATAGAAGAGCAAGAGAGGCGGACTCAAGAGGTCCTCCAGGCAGTGGCAGAAAAAGTGAAAGAGGAATCCCAGCTGCCTGGCACCGGTGGGCCAGAAGATGTGCTTCAGCCTGTGCAGAGAGCAGAGGCAGAAAGACCAGAAGAGCAGGCTGAAGCGTCGGGTCTGAAGAAAGAGACGGATGTAGTGTTGAAAGTAGATGCTCAGGAGGCAAAAACTGAGCCTTTTACACAAGGGAAGGTGGTGGGGCAGACCACCCCAGAAAGCTTTGAAAAAGCTCCTCAAGTCACAGAGAGCATAGAGTCCAGTGAGCTTGTAACCACTTGTCAAGCCGAAACCTTAGCTGGGGTAAAATCACAGGAGATGGTGATGGAACAGGCTATCCCCCCTGACTCGGTGGAAACCCCTACAGACAGTGAGACTGATGGAAGCACCCCCGTAGCCGACTTTGACGCACCAGGCACAACCCAGAAAGACGAGATTGTGGAAATCCATGAGGAGAATGAGGTCGCATCTGGTACCCAGTCAGGGGGCACAGAAGCAGAGGCAGTTCCTGCACAGAAAGAGAGGCCTCCAGCACCTTCCAGTTTTGTGTTCCAGGAAGAAACTAAAGAACAATCAAAGATGGAAGACACTCTAGAGCATACAGATAAAGAGGTGTCAGTGGAAACTGTATCCATTCTGTCAAAGACTGAGGGGACTCAAGAGGCTGACCAGTATGCTGATGAGAAAACCAAAGACGTACCATTTTTCGAAGGACTTGAGGGGTCTATAGACACAGGCATAACAGTCAGTCGGGAAAAGGTCACTGAAGTTGCCCTTAAAGGTGAAGGGACAGAAGAAGCTGAATGTAAAAAGGATGATGCTCTTGAACTGCAGAGTCACGCTAAGTCTCCTCCATCCCCCGTGGAGAGAGAGATGGTAGTTCAAGTCGAaagggagaaaacagaagcagagccAACCCATGTGAATGAAGAGAAGCTTGAGCACGAAACAGCTGTTACCGTATCTGAAGAGGTCAGTAAGCAGCTCCTCCAGACAGTGAATGTGCCCATCATAGATGGGGCAAAGGAAGTCAGCAGTTTGGAAGGAAGCCCTCCTCCCTGCCTAGGTCAAGAGGAGGCAGTATGCACCAAAATTCAAGTTCAGAGCTCTGAGGCATCATTCACTCTAACAGCGGCTGCAGAGGAGGAAAAGGTCTTAGGAGAAACTGCCAACATTTTAGAAACAGGTGAAACGTtggagcctgcaggtgcacattTAGTTCTGGAAGAGAAATCctctgaaaaaaatgaagactttGCCGCTCATCCAGGGGAAGATGCTGTGCCCACAGGGCCCGACTGTCAGGCAAAATCGACACCAGTGATAGTATCTGCTACTACCAAGAAAGGCTTAAGTTCCGACCTGGAAGGAGAGAAAACCACATCACTGAAGTGGAAGTCAGATGAAGTCGATGAGCAGGTTGCTTGCCAGGAGGTCAAAGTGAGTGTAGCAATTGAGGATTTAGAGCCTGAAAATGGGATTTTGGAACTTGAGACCAAAAGCAGTAAACTTGTCCAAAACATCATCCAGACAGCCGTTGACCAGTTTGTACGTACAGAAGAAACAGCCACCGAAATGTTGACGTCTGAGTTACAGACACAAGCTCACGTGATAAAAGCTGACAGCCAGGACGCTGGACAGGAAAcggagaaagaaggagaggaacCTCAGGCCTCTGCACAGGATGAAACACCAATTACTTCAGCCAAAGAGGAGTCAGAGTCAACCGCAGTGGGACAAGCACATTCTGATATTTCCAAAGACATGAGTGAAGCCTCAGAAAAGACCATGACTGTTGAGGTAGAAGGTTCCACTGTAAATGATCAGCAGCTGGAAGAGGTCGTCCTCCCATCTGAGGAAGAGGGAGGTGGAGCTGGAACAAAGTCTGTGCCAGAAGATGATGGTCATGCCTTGTTAGCAGAAAGAATAGAGAAGTCACTAGTTGAACcgaaagaagatgaaaaaggtGATGATGTTGATGACCCTGAAAACCAGAACTCAGCCCTGGCTGATACTGATGCCTCAGGAGGCTTAACCAAAGAGTCCCCAGATACAAATGgaccaaaacaaaaagagaaggagGATGCCCAGGAAGTAGAATTGCAGGAAGGAAAAGTGCACAGTGAATCAGATAAAGCGATCACACCCCAAGCACAGGAGGAGTTACAGAAACAAGAGAGAGAATCTGCAAAGTCAGAACTTACAGAATCTTAA